A single genomic interval of Acetonema longum DSM 6540 harbors:
- a CDS encoding HD domain-containing protein, translating into MRRPTRDKNYFAAIHVGSEQVTIQLVEYQSLQDLKLIDRATYTVALGEETFKTGTISFAAVREICELLKGYRRMMNEYGVKDYRLLATTALREATNQQYIIDQIRIKTGFDVEVVDMPQEIFYKYIALFRAMDRNGLTQTREALLFVDISSGGLGITLYKDHKLKYQQNIHVGILRIKERFAKYQRESVYFHEALSQYIYSIIEPVEQALKHQKIRYLILAGTETRLLLKMLGREQSEELAYINPTDFKELYERVKSLNLPQLIQAFSLTEQKAEMVLPTIVLYGQILSLANIEEIVVPDDHFSDGLIALHVAEKTADPFLDVVEGQIESLAISLGEKYQYDQRHSHRVEKIALLLFDMLGKVHGLGRQERLMLQVAAILHDIGKFVSLRQHYFYSYRLIISSDILGFSEEDKAIIANVAHYHSKGTPSSVDAHFAVLSPERKVITAKLSAIIRLADAIDRSHRQKVDLETLELICKGDELLITADSGEDMSLEEWTFIDKSYFFEDVFGVKATLQRRRR; encoded by the coding sequence ATGCGCAGACCAACCAGGGACAAAAACTATTTTGCGGCGATTCATGTGGGGTCAGAGCAGGTGACGATTCAACTGGTGGAATATCAGTCGCTGCAGGATCTGAAGCTGATTGATCGCGCCACTTATACCGTTGCTCTCGGCGAGGAAACCTTTAAAACCGGCACCATCAGTTTTGCCGCTGTCCGTGAGATTTGCGAGTTGCTGAAAGGATACCGCCGGATGATGAACGAATACGGCGTGAAGGATTACCGGTTATTGGCGACCACTGCCCTGCGTGAAGCCACCAATCAGCAGTATATTATTGATCAGATCCGGATTAAAACCGGTTTTGACGTAGAGGTCGTGGATATGCCCCAGGAAATCTTTTATAAATACATTGCCTTATTTCGGGCCATGGACCGGAACGGCCTGACTCAGACCCGGGAGGCGCTCCTGTTTGTGGACATCTCTTCCGGCGGGTTAGGCATTACTTTATATAAAGACCATAAATTGAAGTACCAGCAAAACATCCATGTCGGCATCTTGCGCATCAAGGAACGGTTCGCCAAGTATCAGCGGGAATCCGTCTATTTTCATGAGGCCTTGTCCCAATATATCTATAGTATCATCGAACCGGTGGAGCAGGCCTTGAAGCATCAAAAAATCAGGTACCTGATCCTGGCCGGCACGGAAACCCGGCTGCTTTTGAAGATGCTGGGACGGGAACAATCAGAAGAGTTAGCCTACATTAACCCGACGGACTTTAAAGAACTGTATGAGCGGGTCAAATCCCTTAACTTGCCGCAGCTGATACAGGCGTTTTCTCTCACGGAGCAGAAAGCGGAAATGGTGCTGCCGACGATTGTGTTATACGGACAAATCCTTTCCCTGGCCAATATCGAGGAGATTGTGGTTCCTGATGATCACTTCAGCGACGGACTGATTGCTTTGCATGTGGCCGAAAAAACTGCCGATCCGTTTCTGGATGTGGTGGAAGGGCAGATTGAAAGCCTGGCGATATCTCTTGGCGAAAAGTATCAGTATGACCAGCGCCATTCTCATAGGGTAGAGAAGATAGCCCTTTTATTGTTTGATATGCTGGGGAAAGTCCACGGACTGGGACGACAGGAGAGACTCATGCTGCAAGTAGCGGCCATCCTGCATGATATCGGCAAATTCGTCAGCCTGAGACAGCATTATTTTTACTCTTACCGGCTGATCATCTCTTCTGATATTTTAGGATTTTCCGAAGAAGATAAAGCGATTATTGCCAATGTGGCTCATTATCACTCTAAAGGAACGCCGTCCTCCGTAGATGCTCACTTTGCCGTTCTAAGTCCGGAACGAAAAGTGATAACCGCCAAACTGTCGGCGATCATCCGCCTTGCCGATGCCATTGACCGCAGTCATCGTCAGAAAGTCGACCTGGAAACCCTGGAATTGATCTGCAAGGGAGACGAACTCCTGATTACGGCAGACTCCGGGGAGGATATGTCACTGGAAGAATGGACGTTTATTGACAAATCCTATTTTTTTGAAGATGTTTTTGGTGTGAAAGCCACGCTGCAGAGACGGAGGCGATGA
- a CDS encoding RNA degradosome polyphosphate kinase — translation MFSAQEYFLNREISWLKFNERVLEESMDKDKPLLERLKFIAITSSNLDEFFMIRVAGLKQQLESGVNKTDLAGLSVREQLQEIYAATNELVQNQYHSLKKIMQELSEQGIEFTIVSKLNPKEKEWVKNYFHYTIYPVITPLAVDASHPFPFLANRTLNLAVLLTDKKGDTSTAVVQVPAVLPRLVEVSLPGKAGGKKKIVFLGEIIQTYCEHLFLGYAVKDAVLFRITRNADLFIDEEESEDLLAEVEKSLRQRRHGQPVRLEIGKAKDRMLRDFVIDSVRVGGQEIFEIPGPIDATCFMKFADLPGFEHLRYQSLTPQLPADLNGIEDVMAGGHLFEVIREQDILVHLPYESFEPVVEFITKASVDPDVLAIKQTLYRVGGNSPIVSALAQAAENGKQVTVLVELKARFDEENNILWARRLEEAGCHVIYGLVGLKTHAKITLVVRRESGGIKRYVHLSTGNYNDSTARLYTDIGLFTANDQFGVDASAFFNMLSGYSDPPVWNKFVVAPLGLRQGILELIQREIEWAQAGQPAYIIGKMNSLLDKEIIMKLYEASSKGVKIDLIVRGICVLRPGLAGISETISVRSIVGRFLEHSRVFYFANGGDAKVFLSSADWMPRNLDFRVELFFPVDDPRHIARIKSILDLMLADNQKARIMRSDGVYRRPDKRSKGAGTAINCQAQLYRQALETGKAGRLPLDKQLKPMYRKKE, via the coding sequence ATGTTTTCAGCACAGGAATATTTTCTCAACCGGGAGATCAGTTGGCTGAAGTTCAACGAACGGGTCCTGGAAGAGTCTATGGATAAAGACAAGCCGCTGCTGGAGCGGCTCAAATTTATTGCTATCACCAGTTCCAATCTGGATGAATTTTTTATGATCCGGGTGGCCGGACTGAAGCAACAGCTGGAGAGCGGCGTCAATAAGACTGATTTGGCCGGCCTGTCTGTCCGGGAGCAATTACAGGAAATTTATGCCGCGACCAATGAACTGGTCCAAAACCAGTATCATTCCCTGAAAAAGATCATGCAGGAATTGTCGGAACAGGGGATTGAATTCACCATCGTATCGAAGCTCAACCCTAAAGAAAAAGAATGGGTTAAAAACTATTTTCACTATACCATTTATCCGGTGATTACGCCGCTGGCGGTTGACGCCAGCCACCCGTTTCCTTTTCTGGCCAATCGCACCCTCAATCTGGCGGTGCTTTTGACCGATAAGAAGGGTGATACCAGTACGGCTGTTGTCCAGGTGCCGGCAGTGCTGCCCCGGTTGGTGGAGGTCTCCCTGCCGGGAAAGGCGGGGGGCAAGAAAAAAATTGTGTTTTTAGGTGAGATTATTCAAACATACTGTGAACACCTGTTTTTGGGGTATGCCGTGAAAGATGCGGTGCTGTTCCGGATTACCCGCAACGCCGACTTGTTCATTGACGAAGAGGAATCCGAGGATCTGTTGGCGGAAGTGGAGAAATCCCTGCGGCAGAGACGGCACGGTCAGCCGGTGAGACTGGAAATCGGCAAGGCAAAAGACCGTATGCTGCGGGATTTTGTCATTGATTCCGTCAGAGTAGGTGGCCAAGAGATCTTTGAGATACCCGGGCCGATTGATGCCACCTGTTTTATGAAATTTGCCGATCTACCCGGATTTGAACATCTGCGGTATCAGTCTCTGACGCCTCAATTGCCGGCGGACCTAAACGGCATCGAAGATGTTATGGCGGGAGGCCACTTGTTTGAGGTCATCCGGGAACAGGATATCCTGGTACATCTTCCCTATGAAAGCTTTGAACCGGTGGTGGAATTTATCACTAAAGCCTCAGTGGATCCGGACGTGCTGGCCATCAAGCAAACCCTGTACCGTGTCGGCGGCAATTCACCCATTGTGAGCGCCCTGGCCCAGGCGGCGGAAAATGGCAAGCAGGTCACAGTGCTGGTGGAATTGAAAGCCCGCTTTGATGAGGAAAATAATATCCTTTGGGCCCGTCGCCTGGAAGAAGCCGGCTGTCATGTAATCTATGGCCTGGTGGGGCTCAAAACTCACGCCAAGATCACTCTGGTTGTCCGGCGGGAGAGCGGCGGCATCAAGCGTTACGTCCATTTAAGCACCGGCAACTACAATGATTCAACAGCCCGGCTGTATACCGACATTGGCCTGTTTACCGCCAATGACCAGTTCGGCGTGGATGCCTCAGCTTTTTTTAATATGCTGTCCGGTTACTCTGATCCGCCCGTCTGGAACAAATTTGTGGTGGCGCCCCTTGGCCTGCGCCAGGGCATCCTGGAACTTATCCAGCGGGAGATTGAATGGGCTCAAGCCGGTCAGCCGGCCTATATCATCGGCAAGATGAATTCACTCTTAGATAAAGAGATCATCATGAAACTGTACGAGGCTTCCAGCAAAGGGGTAAAGATCGATCTGATCGTTCGCGGCATCTGCGTGCTGCGGCCCGGGCTGGCAGGGATCAGCGAAACCATTTCGGTGCGCAGTATTGTCGGACGGTTTTTGGAGCACAGCCGGGTTTTTTATTTCGCCAACGGCGGCGATGCAAAGGTGTTTTTGTCCAGCGCTGACTGGATGCCCCGCAACCTGGACTTCCGGGTGGAATTATTTTTCCCGGTGGATGATCCGCGGCATATTGCCCGGATTAAGAGTATCCTGGACCTGATGCTGGCGGATAACCAGAAAGCCCGTATCATGCGCAGCGATGGCGTCTACCGCAGGCCTGACAAAAGAAGCAAGGGCGCCGGCACTGCCATCAACTGTCAGGCGCAATTGTACCGCCAGGCCCTGGAAACCGGCAAAGCCGGCCGCCTGCCGCTGGATAAGCAGCTGAAACCCATGTACCGTAAAAAGGAGTAA
- a CDS encoding helix-turn-helix domain-containing protein yields the protein MEVDIHDLSDYFSKINFSVVDIRRAIIEPGTKRFGTVTSPFPGMIFPLRGRSRMFFDGVPYDMEPGKIFHGGPNTPLDKEVLGQSKWDFMVVHYQVYGNTQGLAPYALSHYELSPGHNSRINDTLYRLYHIYSTEGSLSCLRAKSLFFIILDEIFTCASCRLHNDSRELAEKAAEYMKNHYMEPLTVPEIAKQYDLNSKQFAYFFHKHKGLSPNEFLIKYRMRRAKDLLCTTACSVAEISSCVGYSDPFYFSKLFKKQTGVSPKLFREMKS from the coding sequence ATGGAAGTGGATATCCATGACCTATCCGATTATTTTTCTAAAATAAATTTTAGTGTAGTCGACATAAGGCGAGCAATTATCGAACCCGGGACAAAACGTTTCGGTACGGTTACCTCCCCATTTCCAGGTATGATTTTTCCGCTGCGTGGCCGATCAAGGATGTTTTTCGATGGCGTGCCTTATGACATGGAGCCCGGTAAAATATTTCACGGAGGGCCGAATACGCCATTGGATAAGGAGGTTCTGGGACAATCGAAGTGGGATTTTATGGTCGTACATTACCAAGTGTATGGCAATACCCAGGGGCTGGCTCCTTATGCATTGTCACATTATGAACTCAGCCCGGGACATAATTCCCGCATAAACGACACATTGTACCGGCTGTATCATATCTACTCAACAGAAGGTAGCCTATCCTGCCTGAGAGCCAAATCCCTGTTTTTTATCATTTTGGATGAGATTTTCACTTGCGCCAGCTGCCGCTTGCACAACGACAGCCGCGAGCTGGCGGAAAAAGCCGCCGAATATATGAAGAATCACTATATGGAGCCCCTTACCGTGCCGGAAATAGCCAAGCAATATGATCTTAACAGTAAGCAGTTTGCCTATTTTTTTCATAAACACAAGGGGCTGAGCCCAAATGAGTTTCTCATTAAATACCGGATGCGGCGGGCGAAAGATCTGCTCTGCACCACAGCCTGCTCTGTCGCGGAAATTTCTTCTTGCGTCGGCTACTCAGATCCCTTTTACTTCAGCAAATTATTCAAGAAGCAGACTGGTGTGTCTCCTAAGTTATTCAGAGAAATGAAAAGTTGA
- the ppx gene encoding exopolyphosphatase, translating into MTRLAIIDLGSNSARLIVMHIYHNGAYNLVYHQKEPVRLSEGMSKEGWLQPPAMERAIATLKIFAHMCRLFAADQILAVATAAVRTAENGRDFLTRVQEETGIQFEVISGETEALLGYIGVINTIDIKDGLLFDLGGGSTELTLVRDRKPVQVISLPFGAVFLTERFKTEDRVTEAQLIQLRQFVLQHLDQIPWIRKLNLPLVGVGGTARNIAKMDQKRKNYPFNKLHNYRLGRLSFEDLWKTLLATTLNQRRKLPGLSAERADIIVAGSTIVKCLFDISQGTHLIISGCGVREGLFFQNYLPRQGEAEIIEDILSHSTENMLYFYKGHIDHARHVTHLATCLFDSLQAIHGLDSRMRSLLRVATQLHDIGITISYYDHPRHSAYLVENARVFGLTHREQMMAAVVAGWHNGLTKFVRNRIYGEFFDEADWQAVRKMALFLALAESLDTTQMQLIPDIAVYLSEQKATLHLLGSNPAPIERQSAERHIRWFRKEMGMDMVLE; encoded by the coding sequence ATGACTCGCCTAGCCATTATCGATTTAGGCTCCAACTCCGCCCGCCTGATTGTTATGCACATCTATCATAATGGCGCCTATAACTTAGTATACCATCAAAAAGAACCTGTCCGTCTGAGCGAAGGCATGAGCAAGGAAGGCTGGCTTCAGCCGCCGGCCATGGAGCGGGCCATCGCCACCCTGAAAATATTCGCCCACATGTGCCGGCTATTTGCCGCGGATCAGATCCTGGCCGTGGCCACAGCCGCCGTACGCACTGCCGAGAATGGCCGCGATTTTTTAACCAGGGTTCAGGAAGAGACAGGCATCCAGTTTGAAGTAATCAGCGGCGAAACGGAAGCCCTGCTTGGTTATATTGGCGTCATCAATACCATCGACATTAAAGACGGGCTGTTATTTGACTTAGGCGGCGGCAGCACTGAACTGACTTTAGTCCGTGACCGCAAACCGGTGCAGGTGATCAGCCTGCCTTTCGGCGCCGTCTTTCTGACCGAACGGTTTAAGACTGAGGACCGGGTCACGGAAGCTCAGCTCATTCAGCTGCGTCAGTTTGTGCTGCAGCATCTGGATCAGATTCCCTGGATCAGAAAACTAAACCTGCCGCTGGTTGGTGTGGGCGGTACAGCCCGCAATATTGCGAAAATGGATCAAAAACGCAAAAATTACCCCTTCAACAAGCTCCACAACTATCGCTTGGGACGTCTGTCGTTCGAAGATCTATGGAAAACCCTGCTGGCAACCACGTTAAATCAGCGGCGAAAACTCCCCGGCCTGAGCGCCGAGCGCGCCGATATCATCGTCGCCGGCTCCACCATTGTCAAATGCCTGTTTGACATCAGTCAGGGGACCCATTTGATCATCAGCGGCTGCGGTGTACGGGAAGGGCTGTTTTTCCAAAACTATCTGCCCCGCCAGGGCGAGGCGGAAATCATCGAAGATATCTTGAGTCACAGCACGGAAAATATGCTGTATTTCTATAAAGGTCATATCGATCATGCCCGCCACGTTACCCATCTGGCCACCTGCCTGTTTGACAGCCTGCAGGCAATTCACGGTCTGGACAGCCGTATGCGCAGTCTGCTCCGGGTTGCCACCCAGCTGCATGATATCGGCATCACGATCAGCTACTACGATCATCCCCGTCATAGCGCCTATTTGGTGGAGAATGCCCGGGTATTCGGTCTGACCCACCGGGAACAAATGATGGCAGCTGTAGTGGCCGGCTGGCACAATGGCCTGACAAAATTTGTCCGCAACCGGATTTACGGTGAATTTTTTGATGAAGCCGATTGGCAGGCCGTCCGAAAAATGGCGCTTTTTTTGGCACTGGCGGAAAGCCTGGATACTACCCAGATGCAGCTGATCCCGGATATCGCGGTCTATCTGTCCGAACAAAAAGCGACCTTGCATCTTTTGGGCAGCAACCCTGCCCCTATCGAGCGTCAATCCGCTGAACGGCATATTCGCTGGTTCCGCAAAGAAATGGGAATGGATATGGTCCTGGAATAG
- the larA gene encoding nickel-dependent lactate racemase, whose product MIQQPLRYGKTTLQASFPEKRVLQIIQGKKTDPVADIRSGVQTALRQPTGRPPLKELLKTGDKVSVIVSDITRAWIHYEKFLPCLLDELNEYGISDRDITLVVALGAHRRHTPAEHLHTYGKEAVERVRIVESYAREEADFVYMGTTSRGTRAYLNRQVVEADKVILTGGIAYHSMAGFGGGRKGIVPGVSRYSTIQENHRFCLHPEVGQGISPTAESGRLAGNPMHEDLMEIAAFLDPAFLLNVITTADGEFARFIGGHWDKAWQEGCRVIAELYGVPLREKADLVIVSAGGYPKDANLYQGTKAVDNALMAVKDDGVIILLLECVDIGEPPDFSGWFGHADLQERERHLREDFTVPGFVALKCGYDLRRVPQILVTLPENRDFAIKAGFLPAAALEEALAMAENILKKPDYTVILMPDGGNTVPVLA is encoded by the coding sequence GTGATACAGCAACCATTACGCTATGGAAAAACTACCTTGCAGGCATCTTTTCCCGAAAAACGAGTCCTGCAAATCATTCAAGGGAAAAAGACCGATCCTGTTGCCGACATCCGGAGCGGCGTTCAGACCGCTTTGCGGCAGCCGACCGGCAGGCCGCCTCTTAAGGAATTGCTCAAAACAGGGGACAAAGTGTCCGTCATTGTCAGTGACATTACCCGCGCCTGGATTCACTACGAAAAATTTCTTCCCTGCCTGCTGGACGAATTGAATGAGTACGGGATCTCTGACCGGGATATCACCTTGGTTGTGGCGCTGGGAGCTCATCGCCGGCACACACCGGCAGAACATCTTCACACCTATGGGAAAGAAGCGGTCGAACGGGTCCGGATTGTGGAGAGTTATGCCCGTGAGGAAGCGGATTTCGTCTATATGGGAACAACCTCCCGGGGCACCCGGGCTTATCTTAACCGGCAGGTAGTCGAGGCCGACAAGGTCATCCTGACAGGAGGAATAGCCTACCACTCCATGGCCGGCTTTGGCGGCGGACGCAAGGGAATTGTGCCGGGGGTGTCCCGCTATTCCACTATCCAGGAAAATCATCGCTTTTGTTTGCATCCTGAGGTGGGACAAGGCATCAGCCCCACAGCGGAAAGCGGCCGCCTGGCCGGCAATCCCATGCATGAAGATCTGATGGAGATTGCGGCTTTTTTGGATCCGGCTTTTTTACTTAATGTGATTACGACAGCGGACGGGGAGTTCGCCCGCTTTATCGGCGGGCACTGGGATAAGGCCTGGCAGGAAGGATGCCGGGTGATTGCTGAACTATACGGAGTGCCGCTGCGGGAAAAAGCCGATCTGGTGATTGTCTCCGCCGGAGGCTATCCCAAAGACGCTAATCTGTATCAGGGGACCAAGGCAGTGGATAATGCCCTGATGGCAGTGAAGGACGACGGGGTTATTATTCTGCTGTTAGAGTGCGTTGATATCGGCGAACCGCCTGATTTCAGCGGCTGGTTCGGGCATGCTGATCTGCAGGAGAGGGAAAGGCATCTTAGAGAGGATTTTACCGTACCTGGCTTTGTAGCCTTAAAGTGCGGCTATGATTTAAGACGGGTTCCCCAAATCCTGGTGACGCTGCCGGAAAATCGGGATTTTGCGATTAAAGCCGGTTTTCTACCGGCCGCTGCTCTGGAAGAAGCTCTGGCAATGGCGGAAAATATCCTGAAGAAGCCGGATTATACCGTTATCCTCATGCCGGACGGCGGCAATACGGTTCCGGTGCTCGCATAA